Genomic window (Dictyoglomus thermophilum H-6-12):
CATCGGGAGAAAGCCCTAAAGCCAAATTATTAAAGGAAAGATCAATGCCAGGCCAAAAGATTCCTGCAAAAATCTGAACAAGTATTACAAAAAACAGCCAGTTATTTGGAGTAGTAAAACACCATATGTAGGGTAAAAAACTCACAATAAAGGTACTTATTTCAAGAATAGGTTTATTCCCAAACCTATCTATTAATCTGCCTAAAATTCTTACCGAAAGAATTGTAGTAACATTACTAATAATTTGTACAAAAAGAGCTATATCAAAATAGCTCATTTTAAGATGCTTTATCATATAAAGGTTAAAATAAGGAGCAGAAATATTTAAAGCAAAATTCCAGAAAATAGCAAATAACAAAAAGCGAGAGAACTTAGGATGAGTTACAGATTCTTTAAAAAGCTTACTAAAATTAACATTAGAAAAATCAGTTTTTCTCATAGGAGGATCATATACCCATATGAAACATAAGATATCAAAAATTCCCAAAATCACCGCAAAAGTAAATACTATAGCGAAACCATAAAGATTAGAAAATTTATCAAGGAAGACTCCAATTAAAAGACCACTGATTAGTGAAACAAAAGTTGCAAGCATACTCCTATGGCTAAAGAATCTTCCTCTAATTTCTATAGGTACTAAATCTCCCATCCATGACATAAAGCTAACATTTATAAAGGCACCACCAATAGCAGTAATACTTAATAAAAAAACTATACTTGAAAAGAGCACATTCTTATCGTGAATAAAAAAGGGCAAAATAACTACTAAAAGCCATGGTAACCTCTGAAGAAAACCACCCAGGAAGAATAGAAACTTTCTTTTTCTTGTTTTCTCAAGCACATAGGAGGCAAAAAGTTGTATAGCACCTCCAAGAACAGGCATCGCCAACATAACACCATACAGGAGATCACCAAAACCAAGCTCTTTAGCAAATCCTGCTATAGGTGCTCCCTGGGTGACATTAAAGAAGATAATCCCAAAACATACTCCAAGGATTACCAAACTTAAACTTTTTCTTAATTCCCTATCTTCAACAAAACTTATATCAAATAGATTCCTTACTCTCATAACAAAAAATTATATCAAATTTACCTCTTTTAAAAACTCCCTATCGGAAAAAATAGTTTCGTAATCTCCTACTTTTACAATTTTTTTCTCTTCATTCATAACAAAAATCCTATCAAAAAATCCATTTACCATCTGCAAATCATGAGTTGCAGTAACTATAGTCTTACCAGCAGTTCTTAATTCCTTAATATAGGAAAGTAACTCTCTGACACTCCTTGGATCAAGCTCATTTGTAGGTTCATCCAAAAGAATGACATCAGGATCTATTATAAGAAGTGAGGCAAGAGCAACTTTCTTTTTTTCTCCTTCACTTAATTGAAAGGGAGATCTATTTAAAAGCTTTTCAATCCTAAATTTTCTACTACACTCCATAATTTTATTTTCTATTTCTGAATCGGAATAACCAATTTGAAAAAGCCCAAAAGCGAGTTCATCTCTCACAGTAGGTGAAAATAGCATGGCATCTACATTTTGGAAAAGCAAAACTACTTTCCTTCTAAAATAACGATTAAAAGAGGGATCTTCAAAATTTTTTTCGGTAAGTTCTTTTCCCTCAAAAAAAATTTTACCTCTTTGGGGAAATAAAAGCCCATCAAGGATTTTTAAAAGAGTAGACTTTCCTGACCCATTAGGTCCTAATATCCCTATACTTTCTCCTTCTTTTACCTCAATAGAAACTGAATTTAAAGCTACCCTTTCTGGAACGTAATAAAAACTAACATCTACCAATTTAAATAAAATCTTCGATCTATCCATATTAGAGCTCCAATTAATAACACCTCTATTATCACTGGTAAAAAATCTTTTGCTTTATATTTCTCCCTTTTAACGGGACAAAAATTTTTACTAAAACCTCGAGAAACCATACCTTGCCATATTTCTTCCGAAAGCATTTTTGCCTTTACAAACAAAAATCCAATGGCAGAACCAATAAAAGAATATTCCCTTTTATAACTAAATTCAATAGTTCTACTTTTTTTAGCCAAAAAAATATCCTCAGCTAAGTTAGCAAAAAAGAATATGTACCTATAGGTCATATAAATAATGCTTATAATTAAAGAGGGGACTCCTAAGATTCGTAAGCCTTTTATAATCCTTACCCAAGGTATAGTAAAAAAGATAATATTTACCAATGAAATGGATATTAAGACTCTAAATATTAATCTCAAAGCAACATAGAGTCCTCTATGAGAGTAACCCATACTAAGATTTTCAGGATTAAAAAAAAGATAAGGTAGTACAATAAGTATGGTAAAAAATAGCACAAAACCAAAAGACCGCTTAAAAAACTCTCTTAATCTTATATTGAGAAGATAAACAAAAGATAACAAGAAAAAATATATCAAAATGAGAATATATAAGTTATGAATAAAACTTATGGAGATTAAAAATAATCCTAAAATTATTATTTTTATTTCATCCTTTAACTCCCTCCAAAACCCAGGACTTTCCACCACCTCAAAAAATAAGAAGTCTCTTACTAATCTGTTTAACTCATATAAAGTCTTATCTATAAAATTATTCATTCTTGTTTTTCTTTTTTATGCCCCACCTTCCTATCAAATAAGTTATAAACATAACAATTAAAACACCTATAACTCCACTAATTATATATCCAATACTCTGATACAAGAGATCTTTGTCTTCCCAACCCTTTATATTATAATCAGGAAGTAAAGGTTTTGCGAGAGAAGAAAGCTTCTCTAAACCCTTAGGTATATAGCCTATCATCTCTTTTAACTCTTCAGGCCCCCATTCTCCCCAAGCAGCCCCAGCGTTTAAAAAGGTTGGCAAGAGAATTCCTATAGGCGACAAAAGAACAAGAATAAAAATACCTATAATTAATTTTCTCCAATTACTCATTTCTTATCCCTCCTTCACAGCACCTATCTTTCTTAAATAATAAAGAGCAGCCATTGTAACAATAGCCTCTACAAAACCAAAAATTAAAAGATGTTCTATCATCATTGCAGGAACAGTAACTTTCAAGGGATAAGGACAATAGAGAGGAAGGCCATTTGCATCTTTTGCTATATAAGGTTGAATACCAAGTTCAACTGCTGTAAGTAAAGCAGCTACATTTATTCCCAAATATGCACCAACTCCTGCCGAGATAATCTCTCTTTTAGAACCCAAACTTGCCTTTCCTTTCAATAGTTTATAAACATAATATCCCACTAAAGGCATTGCAAAGGCCATGTTAAAACAATTCGCTCCAATCGCAGTAAGTCCTCCATCCCCAAAAATCAATGCTTGAATTATAAGAACAATAGAAGTCACAAGTACAGCTGCCCAAGGGCCAAGAAGTATGGCAATAAGAACACTCCCTACGGCATGACCTGTAGTTCCTCCAGGAATAGGAATATTAAACATCATAATCACAAAAGAAAATGCTGCCAAAATAGCAAGAAGAGGTAAATCTTTCTCTTTTAAAAATTTCTTTACAGAGTTATAAGCCTTAGTCCAGATAGGAACCATCACAACAAGCATGCTTCCGTAAGTTTCTGGTCCTAAGTATCCATCAGGTATATGCATTTCTAACACCCCCAAGTATTATAAATTTTTAAAAAAGTGCTACTTTAAAACTAGAAAAAATTATACATCAACAAAACCTAAATCGTAAAGCAAAAACTTAAAGACTAAATAATATCAGTGATGGATATATTTGTATGTCTTACCCACTTAAGGGATGAAATTTCATTATAGAGTTTTTTAATTTTCTCAACTTTACCTCTTACCAATATTACTTCCATACAGTTCTTCTCATCAAGATGAACATGTAAGGTGGAAATAATCACATCGTGATAATGGTGTTGTATATCAGTTAACTTTTCTGAAAGGCCATAAACATCGTGCTCATAGATAAGACTTATACTCCCTGCCACTTTCTCACTTTTTATATTCCATTTCTCTTTAATAATATAATCTCTCATTAGATCCCTTATGGCCTCTGATCTACTGTTATACCCTTTATTTTCTATTATCTTATCAAAATTCTCTAAAAGATCCTCCTCTACAGAAACCCCAAAACGCACAATCTTAGTCATATTAGTACCCCTAAACAGAATTTTTGATAAATTATAACATAAAACTTTAAACAGGTTTTTACAATTCATACTTTTTAGGTATAATATTAAAAAACAATTGAGGTGAATTATATGTATGAAAAATTAGAAAAGCTTAAAAATTTTCTAAAAGAGTGCCAAAAAGTTATAGTAGCTTACTCAGGAGGGGTAGACAGCACTTTTCTTTTAAAGATTGCTAAAGATACCCTCGGAGAAAATGTTTTAGCAGTCACTCTTGTTAGTCCTATTTTCCCTAAAAAAGAGATTGAGGAGGCTAAAGAATTTGCAAAAAAGCTTAAAGTACAGCATATAATTATAAACAACGATGAGCTCTTAAGAAAGCGAGAATTCATAGAAAATCCACCTGATAGATGTTATATATGCAAAAAATATAATTTTCAAAAAATCTTAGAAATTGCAAAAGAAAAGAATATAAAATGCATACTTGATGGTAGCAACGCTGATGATCTAAAAGATTATAGACCTGGAAGAAAAGCCCTAAAAGAGCTTGGAATCCTAAGTCCTTTAATGGAAGTAGGCTTTACAAAAGAAGAAATTAGAGAATTATCAAAAAAGCTTAATCTTCCTACCTCAGAAAAACCATCCCTTGCCTGCCTTGCCACAAGAATTCCCTATGGAGAAAGAATTGAAATTGAAAGACTAAAAAGAATAGAAGAAGGAGAAGACTTTTTAAGTAAATTAGGATTCAAACAGGTCAGAGTTAGAGACTATAAAAATATGACAAGAATAGAAATAGAAAAGAAAGATTTTAATCTAATTTTGAAAGAGAATATAAGGGATAAAATTATTAAAAAGTTCAAAGATATTGGATATAAATATATAACTCTTGACCTTGAAGGATATAGAACGGGAAGCATGAATGAAGAGATAAAAAAGTAAAAGGGGGAGTAAACTTTATTCTCCCCCTTTATTAAACTATCTTTATGAAACTATTCCTAAATCTTTGTGTTTCGAATAAACACTCTCTGCAAGCTCATCTAATAACCTAAAATCTTCTTTTTCTGGGAGACCCTTTACAAGAACAGGATTAATTATTTCTACACTAAGATTGGTAAGATTGCTCTTTAAAATTTCAAGAGTTCTTCCACCCCATCCATAGGATCCAATAACCGATACAAATCTTGCTTTGGGTTTAAGAACATTTGCAAGGTAGGTAACATAAAGAGCTTTAGGATGCGGACCAGCAAGTACCGTAGGAGTACCTATTACAATAGTTGCAGCATCTACAAGAGCCATGGCTATCTTTCCAATATCTGCAACAGCTAAATCAAACACTTCTACATTTACTCCTTTTTCAATTAACCTGTCTACTAAATAGTCTACCATTATCTTTGTACTATCATGCATAGAAATATAAGGAAGAACTACTATATTTTTAGGTTCATCACTTATCCAATCCTTATAAGCATTGATAATGAAATTAGGATTATTATAAATAGGTCCATGACTTGGAGCTATTAGCTCAATATCTAAATCTTTGATTTTCTCAAGATTCTTCTGAATTATGCTACGAAATGGCATCATTATTTCTGCATAATACCTCTTTGCAGCCTCATAAACAATTTTTTCATCTTCTACATATAAACTTGAAGTCGCATAGTGAGAGCCAAAAAGATCACAAGTAAAAAGTATTTTATCCTCCA
Coding sequences:
- a CDS encoding MFS transporter; translated protein: MRVRNLFDISFVEDRELRKSLSLVILGVCFGIIFFNVTQGAPIAGFAKELGFGDLLYGVMLAMPVLGGAIQLFASYVLEKTRKRKFLFFLGGFLQRLPWLLVVILPFFIHDKNVLFSSIVFLLSITAIGGAFINVSFMSWMGDLVPIEIRGRFFSHRSMLATFVSLISGLLIGVFLDKFSNLYGFAIVFTFAVILGIFDILCFIWVYDPPMRKTDFSNVNFSKLFKESVTHPKFSRFLLFAIFWNFALNISAPYFNLYMIKHLKMSYFDIALFVQIISNVTTILSVRILGRLIDRFGNKPILEISTFIVSFLPYIWCFTTPNNWLFFVILVQIFAGIFWPGIDLSFNNLALGLSPDENRSFYIAVLNLFVGITNAVSFILGGYIIEYVAPPIVNFINNLLHIHLVEYHLIFILSGILRLVFSRTFIPKISEERSKPVEELTNHIVKRIKKIKP
- a CDS encoding energy-coupling factor ABC transporter ATP-binding protein, with protein sequence MDRSKILFKLVDVSFYYVPERVALNSVSIEVKEGESIGILGPNGSGKSTLLKILDGLLFPQRGKIFFEGKELTEKNFEDPSFNRYFRRKVVLLFQNVDAMLFSPTVRDELAFGLFQIGYSDSEIENKIMECSRKFRIEKLLNRSPFQLSEGEKKKVALASLLIIDPDVILLDEPTNELDPRSVRELLSYIKELRTAGKTIVTATHDLQMVNGFFDRIFVMNEEKKIVKVGDYETIFSDREFLKEVNLI
- the cbiQ gene encoding cobalt ECF transporter T component CbiQ; translated protein: MNNFIDKTLYELNRLVRDFLFFEVVESPGFWRELKDEIKIIILGLFLISISFIHNLYILILIYFFLLSFVYLLNIRLREFFKRSFGFVLFFTILIVLPYLFFNPENLSMGYSHRGLYVALRLIFRVLISISLVNIIFFTIPWVRIIKGLRILGVPSLIISIIYMTYRYIFFFANLAEDIFLAKKSRTIEFSYKREYSFIGSAIGFLFVKAKMLSEEIWQGMVSRGFSKNFCPVKREKYKAKDFLPVIIEVLLIGALIWIDRRFYLNW
- a CDS encoding PDGLE domain-containing protein — protein: MSNWRKLIIGIFILVLLSPIGILLPTFLNAGAAWGEWGPEELKEMIGYIPKGLEKLSSLAKPLLPDYNIKGWEDKDLLYQSIGYIISGVIGVLIVMFITYLIGRWGIKKKNKNE
- the cbiM gene encoding cobalt transporter CbiM, which encodes MHIPDGYLGPETYGSMLVVMVPIWTKAYNSVKKFLKEKDLPLLAILAAFSFVIMMFNIPIPGGTTGHAVGSVLIAILLGPWAAVLVTSIVLIIQALIFGDGGLTAIGANCFNMAFAMPLVGYYVYKLLKGKASLGSKREIISAGVGAYLGINVAALLTAVELGIQPYIAKDANGLPLYCPYPLKVTVPAMMIEHLLIFGFVEAIVTMAALYYLRKIGAVKEG
- the nikR gene encoding nickel-responsive transcriptional regulator NikR, which gives rise to MTKIVRFGVSVEEDLLENFDKIIENKGYNSRSEAIRDLMRDYIIKEKWNIKSEKVAGSISLIYEHDVYGLSEKLTDIQHHYHDVIISTLHVHLDEKNCMEVILVRGKVEKIKKLYNEISSLKWVRHTNISITDII
- the larE gene encoding ATP-dependent sacrificial sulfur transferase LarE, giving the protein MYEKLEKLKNFLKECQKVIVAYSGGVDSTFLLKIAKDTLGENVLAVTLVSPIFPKKEIEEAKEFAKKLKVQHIIINNDELLRKREFIENPPDRCYICKKYNFQKILEIAKEKNIKCILDGSNADDLKDYRPGRKALKELGILSPLMEVGFTKEEIRELSKKLNLPTSEKPSLACLATRIPYGERIEIERLKRIEEGEDFLSKLGFKQVRVRDYKNMTRIEIEKKDFNLILKENIRDKIIKKFKDIGYKYITLDLEGYRTGSMNEEIKK
- a CDS encoding FprA family A-type flavoprotein, translating into MKPRKIKEKIYYVGAPDWNRTLFDALIPLPDGTSYNAYLILGSEKTALIDTVDPSKKDVLFSYLADIVHIDYVISHHAEQDHSGSIPYVLEKYPSAKVVTNPKGKELLKSHLHIPDERFITVNDGEELSLGDKTLKFIYTPWVHWPETMVTYLVEDKILFTCDLFGSHYATSSLYVEDEKIVYEAAKRYYAEIMMPFRSIIQKNLEKIKDLDIELIAPSHGPIYNNPNFIINAYKDWISDEPKNIVVLPYISMHDSTKIMVDYLVDRLIEKGVNVEVFDLAVADIGKIAMALVDAATIVIGTPTVLAGPHPKALYVTYLANVLKPKARFVSVIGSYGWGGRTLEILKSNLTNLSVEIINPVLVKGLPEKEDFRLLDELAESVYSKHKDLGIVS